The following DNA comes from Osmerus eperlanus chromosome 5, fOsmEpe2.1, whole genome shotgun sequence.
TCCTCATTCTTGCAATTTAGTCCAACCAGAAGACTGCACTCAACCTTCTGACCTAATTCTGCCAGGGacaaatgtttttgttctttTGCTCTACATTCTATAGCCACTGGTTGCATGCATATTACTCCAGAGTCCTTTATCTGCGTAATATTTTCATAATCTCCACTTGCACCTTCTGAAGGATAACTTTTGTCAATCCAATCAGACCATTTACACAAAGTGCATGGTGTTCGAGTGGTACTATTATATGTTGACACTGCAGTTGTAATTAGGCTTGTCTCTCTGggtgttgttgcagttgatgTGCTGGTAATGGTCGTGGGCAGAATGGATGTAGTTGATGGAACTGAAGTTGTTGTTGGCTCAGTTGTAGATGTTAAGGTTGTTGATGTCCCGAGTGTTGTCTGAGTAGTTGTAACTGTCGGAGTTGTAACTGCTGATGTAATTAGGGTTGTGTTGCTGggtgttgttgcagttgatgTGCTGGTAATGGTCGTGGGCAGAATGGATGTAGTTGATGGAACTGGAGTTGTTGTTGGCACAGTTGTAGATGTTAAGGTTGTTGATGTCCCGAGTGTTGTCTGAGTAGTTGTAACTGTTGATGTTTCACAATATTTGTCATCATGGTCGCAACATTTGACTCTTATCTCATAATTGTAACAAATCGGAGGAAATTGATCCTCATTCTTGCAATTTAGTCCAACCAGAAGACTGCACTCAACCTTCTGACCTAATTCTGCCAGGGacaaatgtttttgttctttTGCTCTACATTCTATAGCCACTGGTTGCATGCATATTACTCCAGAGTCCTTTATCTGCGTAATATTTTCATAATCTCCACTTGCACCTTCTGAAGGATAACTTTTGTCAATCCAATCAGACCATTTACACAAAGTGCATGGTGTTCGAGTGGTACTATTATATGTTGACACTGCAGTTGTAATTAGGCTTGTCTCGCTGggtgttgttgcagttgatgTGCTGGTAATGGTCGTGGGCAGAATGGATGTAGTTGATGGAACTGGAGTTGTTGTTGGCACAGTTGTAGATGTTAAGGTTGTTGATGTCCCGAGTGTTGTCTGAGTCGTTGTAACTGTCGGAGTTGTAACTGCTGATGTAATTAGGCTTGTCTCGCTGggtgttgttgcagttgatgTGCTGGTAATGGTCGTGGGCAGAATGGATGTAGTTGATGGAACTGGAGTTGTTGTTGGCACAGTTGTAGATGTTAAGGTTGTTGATGTCCCGAGTGTTGTCTGAGTCGTTGTAACTGTCGGAGTTGTAACTGCTGATGTAATTAGGGTTGTGTTGCTGggtgttgttgcagttgatgTGCTGGTAATGGTCGTGGGCAGAATGGATGTAGTTGATGGAACTGGAGTTGTTGTTGGCACAGTTGTAGATGTTAAGGTTGTTGATGTCCCGAGTGTTGTCTGAGTAGTTGTAACTGTCGGAGTTGTAACTGCTGATGTAATTAGGGTTGTGTTGCTGggtgttgttgcagttgatgTGCTGGTAATGGTCGTGGGCAGAATGGATGTAGTTGATGGAACTGGAGTTGTTGTTGGCACAGTTGTAGATGTTAAGGTTGTTGATGTCCCGAGTGTTGTCTGAGTAGTTGTAACTGTCGGAGTTGTAACTGCTGATGTAATTAGGGTTGTGTTGCTGggtgttgttgcagttgatgTGCTGGTAATGGTCGTGGGCAGAATGGATGTAGTTGATGGAACTGGAGTTGTTGTTGGCACAGTTGTAGATGTTAAGGTTGTTGATGTCCCGAGTGTTGTCTGAGTAGTTGTAACTGTCGGAGTTGTAACTGCTGATGTAATTAGGGTTGTGTTGCTGGGTGTTGTTGATGTGCTGCTAATGGTCGTGGGCAGAATGGATGTAGTTGATGGAACTGGAGTTGTTGTTGGCACAGTTGTAGATGTTAAGGTTGTTGATGTCCCGAGTGTTGTCTGAGTAGTTGTAACTGTTGATGTTTCACAATATTTGTCATCATGGTCGCAACATTTGACTCTTATCTCATAATTGTAACAAATCGGAGGAAATTGATCCTCATTCTTGCAATTTAGTCCAACCAGAAGACTGCACTCAACCTTCTGACCTAATTCTGCCAGGGacaaatgtttttgttctttTGCTCTACATTCTATAGCCACTGGTTGCATGCATATTACTCCAGAGTCCTTTATCTGCGTAATATTTTCATAATCTCCACTTGCACCTTCTGAAGGATAACTTTTGTCAATCCAATCAGACCATTTACACAAAGTGCATGGTGTTCGAGTGGTACTATTATATGTTGACACTGCAGTTGTAATTAGGCTTGTCTCGCTGggtgttgttgcagttgatgTGCTGGTAATGGTCGTGGGCAGAATGGATGTAGTTGATGGAACTGGAGTTGTTGTTGGCACAGTTGTAGATGTTAAGGTTGTTGATGTCCCGAGTGTTGTCTGAGTCGTTGTAACTGTCGGAGTTGTAACTGCTGATGTAATTAGGGTTGTGTTGCTGggtgttgttgcagttgatgTGCTGGTAATGGTCGTGGGCAGAATGGATGTAGTTGATGGAACTGGAGTTGTTGTTGGCACAGTTGTAGATGTTAAGGTTGTTGATGTCCCGAGTGTTGTCTGAGTAGTTGTAACTGTCGGAGTTGTAACTGCTGATGTAATTAGGGTTGTGTTGCTGggtgttgttgcagttgatgTGCTGGTAATGGTCGTGGGCAGAATGGATGTAGTTGATGGAACTGGAGTTGTTGTTGGCACAGTTGTAGATGTTAAGGTTGTTGATGTCCCGAGTGTTGTCTGAGTAGTTGTAACTGTCGGAGTTGTAACTGCTGATGTAATTAGGGTTGTGTTGCTGggtgttgttgcagttgatgTGCTGGTAATGGTCGTGGGCAGAATGGATGTAGTTGATGGAACTGGAGTTGTTGTTGGCACAGTTGTAGATGTTAAGGTTGTTGATGTCCCGAGTGTTGTCTGAGTAGTTGTAACTGTCGGAGTTGTAACTGCTGATGTAATTAGGGTTGTGTTGCTGGGTGTTGTTGATGTGCTGGTAATGGTCGTGGGCAGAATGGATGTAGTTGATGGAACTGGAGTTGTTGTTGGCACAGTTGTAGATGTTAAGGTTGTTGATGTCCCGAGTGTTGTCTGAGTAGTTGTAACTGTTGATGTTTCACAATATTTGTCATCATGGTCGCAACATTTGACTCTTATCTCATAATTGTAACAAATCGGAGGAAATTGATCCTCATTCTTGCAATTTAGTCCAACCAGAAGACTGCACTCAACCTTCTGACCTAATTCTGCCAGGGacaaatgtttttgttctttTGCTCTACATTCTATAGCCACTGGTTGCATGCATATTACTCCAGAGTCCTTTATCTGCGTAATATTTTCATAATCTCCACTTGCACCTTCTGAAGGATAACTTTTGTCAATCCAATCAGACCATTTACACAAAGTGCATGGTGTTCGAGTGGTACTATTATATGTTGACACTGCAGTTGTAATTAGGCTTGTCTCTCTGggtgttgttgcagttgatgTGCTGGTAATGGTCGTGGGCAGAATGGATGTAGTTGATGGAACTGAAGTTGTTGTTGGCTCAGTTGTAGATGTTAAGGTTGTTGATGTCCCGAGTGTTGTCTGAGTAGTTGTAACTGTCGGAGTTGTAACTGCTGATGTAATTAGGGTTGTGTTGCTGggtgttgttgcagttgatgTGCTGGTAATGGTCGTGGGCAGAATGGATGTAGTTGATGGAACTGGAGTTGTTGTTGGCACAGTTGTAGATGTTAAGGTTGTTGATGTCCCGAGTGTTGTCTGAGTAGTTGTAACTGTTGATGTTTCACAATATTTGTCATCATGGTCGCAACATTTGACTCTTATCTCATAATTGTAACAAATCGGAGGAAATTGATCCTCATTCTTGCAATTTAGTCCAACCAGAAGACTGCACTCAACCTTCTGACCTAATTCTGCCAGGGacaaatgtttttgttctttTGCTCTACATTCTATAGCCACTGGTTGCATGCATATTACTCCAGAGTCCTTTATCTGCGTAATATTTTCATAATCTCCACTTGCACCTTCTGAAGGATAACTTTTGTCAATCCAATCAGACCATTTACACAAAGTGCATGGTGTTCGAGTGGTACTATTATATGTTGACACTGCAGTTGTAATTAGGCTTGTCTCGCTGggtgttgttgcagttgatgTGCTGGTAATGGTCGTGGGCAGAATGGATGTAGTTGATGGAACTGGAGTTGTTGTTGGCACAGTTGTAGATGTTAAGGTTGTTGATGTCCCGAGTGTTGTCTGAGTCGTTGTAACTGTCGGAGTTGTAACTGCTGATGTAATTAGGCTTGTCTCGCTGggtgttgttgcagttgatgTGCTGGTAATGGTCGTGGGCAGAATGGATGTAGTTGATGGAACTGGAGTTGTTGTTGGCACAGTTGTAGATGTTAAGGTTGTTGATGTCCCGAGTGTTGTCTGAGTCGTTGTAACTGTCGGAGTTGTAACTGCTGATGTAATTAGGGTTGTGTTGCTGggtgttgttgcagttgatgTGCTGGTAATGGTCGTGGGCAGAATGGATGTAGTTGATGGAACTGGAGTTGTTGTTGGCACAGTTGTAGATGTTAAGGTTGTTGATGTCCCGAGTGTTGTCTGAGTAGTTGTAACTGTCGGAGTTGTAACTGCTGATGTAATTAGGGTTGTGTTGCTGggtgttgttgcagttgatgTGCTGGTAATGGTCGTGGGCAGAATGGATGTAGTTGATGGAACTGGAGTTGTTGTTGGCACAGTTGTAGATGTTAAGGTTGTTGATGTCCCGAGTGTTGTCTGAGTAGTTGTAACTGTCGGAGTTGTAACTGCTGATGTAATTAGGGTTGTGTTGCTGggtgttgttgcagttgatgTGCTGGTAATGGTCGTGGGCAGAATGGATGTAGTTGATGGAACTGGAGTTGTTGTTGGCACAGTTGTAGATGTTAAGGTTGTTGATGTCCCGAGTGTTGTCTGAGTAGTTGTAACTGTCGGAGTTGTAACTGCTGATGTAATTAGGGTTGTGTTGCTGGGTGTTGTTGATGTGCTGCTAATGGTCGTGGGCAGAATGGATGTAGTTGATGGAACTGGAGTTGTTGTTGGCACAGTTGTAGATGTTAAGGTTGTTGATGTCCCGAGTGTTGTCTGAGTAGTTGTAACTGTTGATGTTTCACAATATTTGTCATCATGGTCGCAACATTTGACTCTTATCTCATAATTGTAACAAATCGGAGGAAATTGATCCTCATTCTTGCAATTTAGTCCAACCAGAAGACTGCACTCAACCTTCTGACCTAATTCTGCCAGGGacaaatgtttttgttctttTGCTCTACATTCTATAGCCACTGGTTGCATGCATATTACTCCAGAGTCCTTTATCTGCGTAATATTTTCATAATCTCCACTTGCACCTTCTGAAGGATAACTTTTGTCAATCCAATCAGACCATTTACACAAAGTGCATGGTGTTCGAGTGGTACTATTATATGTTGACACTGCAGTTGTAATTAGGCTTGTCTCTCTGggtgttgttgcagttgatgTGCTGGTAATGGTCGTGGGCAGAATGGATGTAGTTGATGGAACTGAAGTTGTTGTTGGCTCAGTTGTAGATGTTAAGGTTGTTGATGTCCCGAGTGTTGTCTGAGTAGTTGTAACTGTCGGAGTTGTAACTGCTGATGTAATTAGGGTTGTGTTGCTGggtgttgttgcagttgatgTGCTGGTAATGGTCGTGGGCAGAATGGATGTAGTTGATGGAACTGGAGTTGTTGTTGGCACAGTTGTAGATGTTAAGGTTGTTGATGTCCCGAGTGTTGTCTGAGTAGTTGTAACTGTTGATGTTTCACAATATTTGTCATCATGGTCGCAACATTTGACTCTTATCTCATAATTGTAACAAATCGGAGGAAATTGATCCTCATTCTTGCAATTTAGTCCAACCAGAAGACTGCACTCAACCTTCTGACCTAATTCTGCCAGGGacaaatgtttttgttctttTGCTCTACATTCTATAGCCACTGGTTGCATGCATATTACTCCAGAGTCCTTTATCTGCGTAATATTTTCATAATCTCCACTTGCACCTTCCGAAGGATAACTTTTGTCAATCCAATCAGACCATTTACACAAAGTGCATGGTGTTCGAGTGGTACTATTATATGTTGACACTGCAGTTGTAATTAGGCTTGTCTCTCTGggtgttgttgcagttgatgTGCTGGTAATGGTCGTGGGCAGAATGGATGTAGTTGATGGAACTGGAGTTGTTGGCTCAGTTGTAGATGTTAAGGTTGTTGATGTCCCCAGTGTTGTCTGAGTAGTTGTAACTGTTGATGTGGGTGTTTCACAATATTTGTCATCATGCTCGCAACATTTGACTCTTATCTCATAATTGTAACAAATCGGAGGCAGTTGATCCTCATTCTTGCAAAATAGTCCAACCAGAGGACTGCACTCAACCTTCTGACCTAAGTCTGCCAGGGAGGTATTTTTATGTTCTTTTGCTCTACATTCTATATCCACTGGTAGACTGCATATTTCTACTCCAGAATCCATTATCTGCTTAATAATTTCATATTCTCCTCCACTTGCCCCCTTCGAAGGATAACTATTGTCAATCCATTCAGACCATTTACACAAACTGCATGGTGTGCGAGTGGTACTCCTATATGTTGACACTGCAGTTGTAATTAgggttgtgttgctgtgtgttgctgCAGTTGATGTGCTGGTAATGGTCGTGGGTAGAACGAATGTAGTTGATGGAACTCTAGTTGTTGTTGGCACAGTTGTAGATGTTAAGGTGGTTGTTGTCTCGAGTGTTGTCTGAGCAGTTGTAACTGTCGGAGTTGTAACTGTCGGAGTTGTAACTGTCCGAGTTGTAACTGTCGGAGTTGTTACTGCTGATGTATGTACCGTCGGCTGTGTTCCTGTTTCTCCTGAAGAAGCAATGTCAGAACATTAAGATCCTAATCAAAGGAAACTCAACTTCCCCATGCATAAATGGTTAATATATAAGGTCGATGTTTTGTACTTTACTGCATTTTTAAGGTTAGCCACAGTACTCACCAGTGGTGGAAAATATAAACACTGTTGTAGTTGGTGTTGCTGTAGAAGTTGAGGTGGAACAGGGTTCCATTGACCGTACAATAGTGCCATTGTTTTGACAAACAGCAGTGATGCAAGTTTCACTTCCATCAGATGTGTGATAGATCGTATCTCCGTCATCGTATGATGTTCCTTTATATAGACAATGACAAGCTGCCAAAAAACAATATGTTATTCGCTACTGTAATTCAGTTTTATAGTATTTAACTATGTTTGGGACGTAACTTTCTTGATTTATATAGCATATGTCATAAGTGATTACCTGTACTGTTGTAGGTGCAGGTGGCCTCAGTTGATGAGCAATTACTGCAGAATGGAAAATGCATATTGCATATCATGTGTACATATATTAGGCAAAACCATTTCTAATAATTAATGTAAAATCCTTAAGGTAGATAGATAAATAGTTCTGCTCTTTAATGACATTATTATTATGCTTATTATGCGTCTTAGCATCATGCTGATCATTACCATTGTTGTTTTGCATGGTTAAAAAACTAATAAGAACGACCGTATATAACAAACAGTTTGGTTTGGTTTGAATTATATGACACTCTTGCACAATAATATTACATGTAGGCATGATAAGAAGTGACATACCATGTCTGACAGTTTCTTTCTGCAGGCATAGGCTGTCCCTCGTTGTAATGGTTGCCGTCTTCATCATAGCAGCCACAatctttctctgtcacacacgtCATTGTAGTTTCATCAAGATAAGGCTCAGCCAAGGGACATTTGGGGTAGCAACCTTGAAAAGTAAGGAAAATGCTATACTTAAATCTGTTACAGAATAGGTACATGTCATGTCAATACAAAACAGGTATTAATGTTACCTTCCAGTTTTGGAATCTGTTCAGAGCATTTTCCTGAAGGATTCCTGCAGGTCCTCATACAAGGTGACCCACATGGCTCATAATGCCATTCACACTCATCAGAAGGGTTGTAAAAATCGCAGAACAGAGCTGGTAATAAAAGAATATACTGATTAATTGAAAGGCTATGTGTGCCAACCATTGATCTCTAGACAGAACTCAAAAGGTCTCATCTTAGATTGAACATTACAGGGCCCTATCTACTCCTACTCACGGCAGATTTTGGGCGTTCTCCATCTGATGCAGGTCCGAGCCTCGTTACACGCTGCAGCGTAGGCGGCAACAGCTGCACAGAAACATTCACAGTCTCCTCCTGTGTCACATGCACAGGAGTCTCTCTTGCAGGCCTTGTAGTACTCTGTAGGATTCACCtttacaaaacatgacagaaTGAGTATCTCTCGCAGGCCTTGTAGTACTCTGTAGGATTCACCtttacaaaacatgacagaaTGAGTATCTCTCGCAGGCCTTGTAGTACTCTGTAGGATTCACCtttacaaaacatgacagaaGCGATGGTGCATCAAGTTAACAGAAGTCTTATTATGGAAAATGGTTCTCCATACAGACCGATTTTTACCAAAACAAGAAATGTTACCAAAAAGGTAGCCTTAACTCTATTCTTATACAGATGTATGGAGGGCAGAGAGGTTTAGGTTGTATGGCATATTTCTTGAAACCCAAATACCCTAACTCTGTTCTGctaatgttttttgtgtgtttgtgttgtacaCAAACTTAACACTTGCACCCACTTTAGTTAAACACATACGTGTGAATGTATGCAACACTACATGAAGGATACCTTTTCACGTCATGATATTAGGTTTTGTCTGCTTACCTGTGAGTGGCAGGGTTTAAATACATCACTATTAATGATGCTGCAGTGTTTCAAAGCCCAAGCCTTTCGATGTGGTTGTGAAGTACAAGGGTCTTTTACAGTAACTGCATTAGGGCAACTTTGAGACACTTTCCAGCTGTTTCCAAACTCAACAGGGTCCACCACCACCGCTTGATTTCTGGttgtgaagtcattttttgcaTTTCCATCATAGTTTCCACACAGACCACAGACTTTTCCCTGGAGAGAAATTGTGAATAAGAAATTATTTAATATAGCACAAGTTCATGCTAGTTGAAGACTACAGTGACATCTGTCATGACTCACCTTGAATGTGGGGGCAATTTTAATGAACAGAGTTGTCTTCTTGTCCCATATGAGGATCAGTCCATTGCTAATTTCAACAACCAAGAATAAACCAATAGTGTGGACCTTATAGGAAACATCTGTTCCACTGTTTTGTTTGAGGACTTGAATATTTTCCTCTGAGAAAAATAACTCTTTGTTCTAAAAGAAACAATTGCAAATGTTCAGTTGAATACAACAAATAACTGTATACGTTTGTATCATATAATGTCCGTATTCTTTTGGTTAAATGTGTTTCCAGCTTACCCCTAAGAAGAGCTTGATAGCGGTGGAACAGGTTGTACCAGTGGTTCCGCAAGGTATGTTCTGTGTAGTCACGCTAAAGGTTCCGTTTGCATTGTTGCTGCACATGTCCTGGAACAGGTAAATATACATTTTGGAGATGAGCAAAATTAGGTTCCAAATTTCAATTCTTATTGATATTggtataataaaaaaataaaaaaatgtacctATGACATAAACCATTCCAGTATTTTAAAGCTCTCAACAGGCCATAGTATTTGTGTATGTTAGTATGTTATAATATCACAGCTAATGGGTGTTGTTTGGCCTTTCGACCTGGGGCGAAGCTGTGTtttcataaataaataataatgttcAAAATACATGTACAAAATAAACTGAACTTgaggacatttagtcatttggaaGTAGATGTTCAATCAGATTACTTGATTTGAGCAACATGTTTGATAAACAACATTATAGCCATTGCCCTACCTGTAGAAGTGTATATTCACAATTGCCATCGTAAGAGAAACTCCTGCCATCGAAAGTGATGTAATGTCCATCCCCATAAATGGAACAGGTCGCGCTACACTCATTTTTCGAACATTGCCAGTTTCTTCCCATGCAAACACTTTAAAATCAAAAACAAAAAGCAGCATTAGCAATGTCATGCCAGAGATGTGTAAGTGGCGTATAACCTAATCTATTGTAAATTGCAGTACCAGACATTGCAGTCCTCTTGGATTACGTTTCCAGGCTGATAAACGACCCCGTTGTGTGAACAGGGACAGTGTTCCTCCTCAGTGCAGCCACCGTTACCGTCAGACAACAGGccttcaggacacacacagcctgagatGCATTCTTTACTGACCTATAAAACAGAATGACCATTTCATTTGTAAATGGAAAAAAATCTACCTGGAGATTAGAATACTGAATGTTGTAATACTGCAGCCATTGCAGCAGTTTTTGAAAGACATACACattctgtttgtgtttgacaGCTCTCCTGGCATTCTGAGCCCTTTTCATTGATTCTAGACCTTGTGCAGTTGAAGAACACCTTTGGTTTGCTGCATGCTGAAGGGAATAATAGTTAGATTTCTTGGATTAAACATAGGCTGACATCTGATTTTTCAAATTTAACACACATAGGAGGGGTAGGGTGGTAGTACATAcatatttgttttgttgttcCTGTACAGCTTAATTTACCATTGTGACAAAAGCTTGGTAAACAAAAAGGACAAGAAGACATGTTACATTTTCACCACAATAACCTGCACATTAGGAGAGACTTCACAAAGTGAAAACAATTTTAGGATTAGGGAATTACAAGATTTAAACACAGATTCACGTATGCGACAGGTAGGTCCAGTCCTTTTTCATATACATATCCCAATCAAGTGAACACACAAATGTTTTGGATGAACATGAGTCAACTCACCAAGTAGCCTCATAAGTATCGAGTCTCTGCCCAGGGGACAGTGTTTTTTCTCTATAGTAGCAGGGGCACTCTGAGGCAGGGACACAATTTCCCTTTTCGTTTAAATAAGTTCCTTCGGCACAGCCACACCCATCCACAGGCACAAAGTCTACCTCACATGCTGCATCGGTTTGGCTGAGTGATCGACAGGTGCGACCGCAGCTTGTCATGCTGTAGTCATATACCATAGTTCCCGGGCAGTGTGATGTGTAACCACCTAATGAGTGAAGTGTATTATTAAATATTTTGGTTCTGTAAATCAAAGTTttgtactacatttacatttagtcatttagcaggcactcttatccagagcgacttgcagtaagtacagggacattcccccgaggcaagtagggtgaattgccttgcccaaggacaccgtcattttgcacggccgggaatcgaactggcaaccttcagattactagcccgattccctcaccgctcagccacctgactcccctacgtGAAACTATGAAAACATAAACAATGAAATAAGATAATATCCGTTTGAGGTGGAACTCACCACAGGTGGTGTTTCTCCATCCTTGTAGGATGACACCGGCCG
Coding sequences within:
- the LOC134020676 gene encoding hepatitis A virus cellular receptor 1, whose amino-acid sequence is TPTVTTTQTTLGTSTTLTSTTVPTTTPVPSTTSILPTTITSTSTATTPSNTTLITSAVTTPTVTTTQTTLGTSTTLTSTTVPTTTPVPSTTSILPTTITSTSTATTPSETSLITTAVSTYNSTTRTPCTLCKWSDWIDKSYPSEGASGDYENITQIKDSGVICMQPVAIECRAKEQKHLSLAELGQKVECSLLVGLNCKNEDQFPPICYNYEIRVKCCDHDDKYCETSTVTTTQTTLGTSTTLTSTTVPTTTPVPSTTSILPTTISSTSTTPSNTTLITSAVTTPTVTTTQTTLGTSTTLTSTTVPTTTPVPSTTSILPTTITSTSTATTPSNTTLITSAVTTPTVTTTQTTLGTSTTLTSTTLQLLRQHSGHQQP